Proteins from one Thermococcus bergensis genomic window:
- the pdxT gene encoding pyridoxal 5'-phosphate synthase glutaminase subunit PdxT produces the protein MKVGVIGVQGAVSEHIEAIRRAMGRIGINGKALWLRKPEQLGDVDAIIIPGGESTTISRLMMKNGLFDKVKELGESGLPIMGTCAGLILLAKHVKGAIDGQRFLELLDVEVSRNAYGRQVDSFEATVRLTFDENPFLGVFIRAPRIVEVFGRARPIGYYKNEVVGVEQDSLIGLTFHPELTGDTRLHEYFLRKVL, from the coding sequence AGAGGCTATAAGAAGGGCTATGGGGCGTATAGGGATTAATGGAAAAGCCTTATGGCTAAGAAAGCCGGAGCAGCTGGGGGATGTGGATGCAATAATAATTCCCGGCGGAGAGAGCACAACAATTTCAAGGCTAATGATGAAGAACGGCCTTTTTGATAAAGTTAAAGAGCTTGGTGAAAGTGGACTTCCAATAATGGGAACATGTGCAGGACTGATACTTCTAGCAAAACATGTCAAAGGAGCTATCGATGGACAGAGGTTTCTCGAGCTTCTTGATGTCGAGGTCAGCAGAAATGCTTATGGTCGCCAAGTGGACAGCTTTGAAGCTACTGTAAGATTAACTTTCGATGAAAATCCATTTTTGGGCGTCTTCATAAGAGCCCCTCGTATCGTGGAAGTCTTTGGGAGAGCAAGACCTATAGGTTATTACAAGAACGAGGTTGTGGGAGTTGAACAAGACAGCTTAATTGGTTTAACTTTCCATCCCGAACTTACAGGAGACACTAGATTGCACGAATATTTTCTAAGAAAGGTCCTTTAG